The DNA sequence TGGGCGGGCAGACGGCGCTGAACGTGGCCTCGGTGCTCGCCCAGCGCGGCGTGCCCGAGAAGTACGGCGTCGAGGTCATCGGCGCCAGCCCCGCGGCCATCCGCAAGGCCGAGTCGCGCCAGGAGTTCCGAGCGGCTATGGCGGCCATCGGCCTGGAGTGCGCGCGCAGCGGCATCGCGCGCAGCCTGCCCGAGGCCCAGGCCATCGCCCAGGAGATCGGCTACCCCGTCATCATCCGCCCCGGCTACACCCTCGGCGGCGCCGGCGGCGGCGTGGCCTATCATCCCGAGGAACTCGCCGAAATCGCCGCCCGCGGCCTCGCCCTCAGCCTCATCGGCGAAGTGCTCATCGAGGAGTCGCTCCTCGGCTGGAAGGAGTTCGAACTCGAGGTGATGCGCGACCACCGCGACTGCGTGGTCATCATCTGCTCCATCGAGAACCTGGACCCGATGGGCGTGCACACGGGCGACTCGATCACCGTGGCCCCCGCGCAGACGCTCACCGACCGCGAGTACCAGGCGATGCGCGACGCCTCCATCGCCATCATCCGCGAGATCGGGGTGGACACGGGCGGCTCGAACATCCAGTTCGCCGTCAAGCCCGACACGGGGCGCATGGTGGTCATCGAGATGAACCCGCGGGTCTCGCGCTCGTCGGCCCTGGCCAGCAAGGCCACCGGCTTCCCCATCGCCAAGATCGCCACCAAGCTGGCCGTGGGCTACACGCTGGACGAGTTGCCGAACGACATCACGCGCGAGACCCCCGCGTCGTTCGAGCCGACGATTGACTACGTGGTCGTGAAAGTGCCGCGGTTCGCCTTCGAGAAGTTCCCGGCCGCCGACCCGACGCTGACGACCTCGATGAAGTCGGTGGGCGAGACGATGGCCATCGGCCGCACGTTCAAAGAGGCCCTGATGAAGGCCATCCGCGGCCTCGAGGCGCGTTTCGCCGCGGCGAGGGCCGACGACCCGGTGGCCATGCAGCATAACCTGCGCACCCCCACGGCCGACCGCCTGGCCTACGTGTTCGCCGCGCTGCGCGACGGCTGGAGCGTCGGCGAGGTGGCGCGGCTCACCCAGATTGACCCCTGGTTCCTCGAGCACATCCGCGAGATCGTGTCGGTCGAGCGCGAGGTCGCGGCCTGCGGCTCTCTCGAGCGCGTGCCAACGCCCCTCCTGCGGCGGGCCAAGGAGGTCGGCCTCTCCGACCACCGGATCGGCGAGATGCTGGGCAAGACGCCCGAGCGGCAGGTGCGCGGCCGCCGCCTCGCCGCGGGCATCGTGCCAGCCATCAAGCTCATTGACACCTGCGCCGCCGAGTTCGCCGCCGCCACGCCCTACTTCTACTCGACCTATGACGCCGAGAATGAGGCGCGCCCCGCCACCGACCGCCCCAAGGTCGTCATCATCGGCAGCGGCCCCAACCGCATCGGCCAGGGCATCGAGTTCGACTACTGCTGCGTCCACG is a window from the Planctomycetota bacterium genome containing:
- the carB gene encoding carbamoyl-phosphate synthase large subunit — protein: MPKRTDLKKILIIGAGPIVIGQACEFDYSGSQACKALREEGYRVVLVNSNPATIMTDPEMADATYVEPITPDVVEQIIAQERPDALIPTLGGQTALNVASVLAQRGVPEKYGVEVIGASPAAIRKAESRQEFRAAMAAIGLECARSGIARSLPEAQAIAQEIGYPVIIRPGYTLGGAGGGVAYHPEELAEIAARGLALSLIGEVLIEESLLGWKEFELEVMRDHRDCVVIICSIENLDPMGVHTGDSITVAPAQTLTDREYQAMRDASIAIIREIGVDTGGSNIQFAVKPDTGRMVVIEMNPRVSRSSALASKATGFPIAKIATKLAVGYTLDELPNDITRETPASFEPTIDYVVVKVPRFAFEKFPAADPTLTTSMKSVGETMAIGRTFKEALMKAIRGLEARFAAARADDPVAMQHNLRTPTADRLAYVFAALRDGWSVGEVARLTQIDPWFLEHIREIVSVEREVAACGSLERVPTPLLRRAKEVGLSDHRIGEMLGKTPERQVRGRRLAAGIVPAIKLIDTCAAEFAAATPYFYSTYDAENEARPATDRPKVVIIGSGPNRIGQGIEFDYCCVH